One stretch of Triticum aestivum cultivar Chinese Spring unplaced genomic scaffold, IWGSC CS RefSeq v2.1 scaffold210419, whole genome shotgun sequence DNA includes these proteins:
- the LOC123172865 gene encoding uncharacterized protein: MKARQLVNVVMRRYGMGSSLYAVSRIKPEEQLFYPSTKEAQASSTGEMETISISRMPAPSLRLELSVSKEDKRLDFLPFYERGSGGHSKILCVDAEGRTVLYDTDAGLLHSMPCLGTPKGPNPVSFSILDREPRDPGRADALYVMGRCCDYFDFEALMYCDPSSGRKGWRWHQLPPPPVPRAAASAVGCHALIHDEGDPILVVSSAKTSGVGTHCFNTSTNRWFKAGRWTLPLVGRAERVSELDNLWFGIGGGWPYDLCAMDLYSLRAAGAEAPGLAYSWGDLSLPDDWVMMDCSMVYLGGGKFCVAKIFEFCVGDDRLGMGAVISGLEVVRRGEPSKLVMVKHKSKFYKFTRDEIECIL, from the coding sequence ATGAAGGCACGGCAGTTGGTGAACGTGGTGATGCGGAGGTACGGCATGGGCAGCAGCCTCTATGCGGTGAGCCGCATCAAGCCCGAGGAGCAGCTCTTCTACCCATCTACCAAGGAGGCGCAAGCATCCAGCACGGGGGAGATggagaccatctccatctccaggATGCCCGCGCCCAGCCTGAGGCTGGAGCTCTCCGTCTCCAAGGAGGACAAGAGGCTGGATTTCCTGCCTTTCTACGAGCGCGGCAGCGGCGGGCACAGCAAGATCCTCTGCGTGGACGCCGAGGGCCGCACCGTCCTGTACGACACCGACGCCGGCCTCCTCCACTCGATGCCCTGCCTCGGCACCCCCAAGGGGCCCAACCCTGTCTCCTTCTCCATCCTGGACAGGGAGCCCCGGGATCCCGGGCGGGCGGACGCCTTGTACGTCATGGGCAGGTGCTGCGACTACTTTGACTTCGAGGCCCTCATGTATTGCGACCCCTCCAGCGGCAGGAAAGGCTGGCGGTGGCATCAGCTCCCGCCGCCGCCTgtgcctcgcgccgccgcctccgccgtcgggTGCCACGCGCTCATCCACGACGAAGGCGACCCCATCCTCGTCGTCTCGTCCGCCAAGACGAGCGGCGTTGGCACCCACTGCTTCAACACGTCCACCAATAGGTGGTTCAAGGCTGGACGCTGGACGCTGCCTCTCGTCGGCCGCGCCGAGCGTGTTAGCGAGCTCGACAACCTCTGGTTTGGCATCGGCGGCGGCTGGCCCTACGACCTGTGCGCGATGGACCTctactccctccgcgccgccggcgcCGAGGCTCCGGGGCTGGCGTACAGCTGGGGAGACCTTAGCCTGCCGGACGACTGGGTGATGATGGACTGCAGCATGGTGTACCTGGGCGGCGGCAAGTTCTGCGTCGCGAAAATCTTTGAGTTCTGCGTCGGCGATGACCGATTGGGGATGGGTGCTGTCATCTCTGGCTTGGAGGTGGTGCGCCGCGGCGAGCCATCCAAACTCGTGATGGTCAAGCACAAGTCCAAGTTCTACAAGTTTACCAG